Part of the Silurus meridionalis isolate SWU-2019-XX chromosome 29, ASM1480568v1, whole genome shotgun sequence genome, attccagcatactttaacaaatgtcttcatttcttccaGCCTCCATTCATGCACCCGTTTTCTCGTTATGCAAATTTGTCAGGAATTTCTCCTCTTTCGCAGAAATTGCGATCGTTGTAATTCGAACCATCGTAATTCGGGGACTAGCTTTTTTAGTTTGTCAATAGTCTCGTAAAGGGTTCCTTTAGTCAAACATCTGATGCCCATGAGACAAAGACAATATATCAATATTTTGaaaattttaaaacttttttttttttcccccccaagaaatgttttcagtaattgtttttaaatatacaaattatggatctgctttaaaaaaaaaaaaaaaaaagaaaatgttggcACCCTCTGATTCTCACTCTCGTTCTCTTTCGATACAGGTGACGGCGTTAACGGCCATGGTGGGTATCAGTTTGGCGTGCTTGCTTATCCAGTGCTcagtaatacaaatataatcacTTATTTTCACCTTTCTGTATCTTATTtcttatctttaaaaaaaacacacaaaaactttTACTCTTGCCATATTTCTTTTCCTTGCACATATTTTAAGCTTTTCTAGTCTAGGGCCCAGgcaggtcttctttgtcactTTTGTTTCTTCCTGCTGCTGCTTCTCTCGGTTTCTTCTGTCCTCCACAGCATTATATATCCTCCGGTCTGCCTTCAGCTAGGTGTATAATTGTGACCTCTCCCTGTGATGTTTGAGGACCCCTCCTTTCCACTGTCTAAATCCCGCTCGCTGTGTTGTCTCTCTTTAGAGCGGGACAAAGAGAATAGGCACAGGCGTCGGAGCGGCTCGCGCAGCCGCAGTCgcgagaggaagaggaggagcagGGAGAGGAGGAGCAGGGAGCGACGCAGCAGCAGCAAAGACCGCCGGCATAGACGCAGGTGAGAGGAGGAAGTGCAACCTGTTAGCAAATTGATGGTATCGTTGGGCACGCGATTAGTCTCCACTCAATCCACATGTTAAATCGCTGCCTCTTACTCCCACTGCTTATTCAATGTCATTTACTGTTTAACAATTCATTATTGTAGCAAAGACGTGCGTAGTGTTGGCAGTCCCCGACTTACCATGGAGATGCGTTCCGATGACCCCCCATAGTAAGTTGTAAACATCGATATCAATTTTAAAACGATTGAATATAATTGCCGAGcttgttttaaatacaaaatgaaatgtataaaaagaaaattaaggcAATGCACTTGTTATATTGATTTAAATTGTttcaataaaatcaaataaagtgTAAAGATTTAATTCAATAGTTCGCCTTTTTTAAGGCCCCATTtggttaatacagatgtgtatattaatgtgtgtgggttttacattcaatattcaattttctaaagatataatcttaactgttctacttattccagcatactttaacaaatgtcttcatttcttccaGCCTCCATTCATGCACCCGTTTTCGTTATGCAAATTTGTCAGAATTTCTCCTCTTTCGCAGAAATTGCGATCGTTGTAATTCGAACCATCGTAATTCGGGGACTAGCTTTGTTTAGTTTGTCAATAGTCTCGTAAAGGGTTCCTTTAGTCAAACATCTGATGCCCATGAGACAAAGACAATATATCAATATTTTGaaaattttaaaacttttttttttttcccccccaagaaatgttttcagtaattgtttttaaatatacaaattatggatctgctttttaaaaaaaaaaaaaaaaaaaaaaagctgaatcgGTCACTTTGAACCAGTTTAGAACAAAATAGTGATCAATAGGGAATGTTTAAAATGGTACCCTTGGTGTGTGCCTGTATACTTGTATAAAGCTCAATTCCTTTCCCTTATCTTTAAATGCAGTCGTTCCCCAccgagagagaagaagaagaaaatcaaAAAGTACTGGGACGTCCCTCCTCCAGGATTTGAGCACATCACGCCGATGCAGTACAAGGCCATGCAAGGTGAGCATACAGTCCACTCATATAAGCGCTGATATCTGATATCTTTATCATGTTTGCTGATACCTACGTACTGTTTTTCTTTATGAACTGATGATCTGCTCAAGCAGATTAGTTTAATGCcacacactttcactcattgtgttttttattttatttatttatttttttatgcccaTTCAATCCCTggtctctctttcttcatctgCATGTTTCAGCTGCTGGTCAAATTCCTGCCACAGCACTGCTGCCCACTATGACCCCAGACGGGCTGGCAGTTACACCAACCCCAGTGCCTGTAGTAGGCAGCCAGATGACTCGCCAGGCTCGGCGGCTGTACGTGGGCAACATCCCATTCGGCATCACAGAGGTAATTTACACCGAGCACAACTTCATCATATCATATGTCATCGCTGTTCCACATTATGTCTAATACCTGCCTAATGTCTTTAccaattcataaaaatatatataccttTTATATAGAGAATGATTAGAACTAGATCACTGGCATTACATGCATCTCTAAATACTGCCAGTCTGTAACAATGCCCTTAATTATTGCATCACACATTTGGGGGAGTTGGCAGTTGTGTATGAGGACAAGTCAATGAATTTAGGATTTTTTTCCCATCCCTactgagaagagcctggagaggtggagttacgtgctggagagaaggggaatggaggtcagtaggagtaagacagagttcatgtgtgtgaatgagggagaggacagtggagtggtgcagttgcagggagaagaggtggagaaggtgaaggagttcaggtacctggagtcaacagtgcaaagtaagagtgtgtgttagagaagtgaagaaaagagagcgggcagggtggagtgggtggagaagagtgatagcaggagtgatttgtgatagaagggtatctgcgagagtaaataggaaagtttataggactgtggtgagacctgaggtgttgtatggtttagagacagtggcagtgagtaaaagacaggaggtggagctggaggtagcagagctgaagatgttgaaggTTTCCGTTGggaatgatgaggatggacaggattagaaatgagtttattagagggacagcgcatgtaggacgttttggataCAAggggagattgagatggtttggacatgtgcagaggagggacatggggtacatcagtaggagaatgctgaggatggagccaccaggaaggaggaaaagaggaaggccaaggaggaggtttatggatgtggtgagggaagacatgcaggtagttggtttgagagaagcagatgtagaggacaggggggtatggagacggatgcaGAAGACAGAAGCTTTTCTGCAtttgtagtatttatttttgttaatcgTGGTACCAACTCCATGCTGAGGTTAAAATGTCCAGTCTTTCTACAGACCACCTGTAGTTTGTACTGGTGTATGAATCATTAATACAACACGAAGGTTCACATCTTGTTAATGCTTCCCCTTTATAATCACCAGGAATCAATGATGGACTTCTTCAATGCTCAAATGAGACTAGGGGGTCTTATTCAGGCTCCAGGAAACCCTGTTCTTGCTGTCCAGATTAACCAGGATAAGAACTTTGCCTTCCTTGAGGTAAGgtggttttaattaaaaatatattttcctcCTCACACAATCATTCACTCTGAATCTTTATTCTCAAACCCAAATATTTCACACCTGTAAACAATTACAAAGTAGTAAATCATTACAAAGCACTTGTCTATATTAAGTGGGCCAAGGCTGTGGTGTTGGGGGGTTGCCTACTTAactgttttacttttttctgcATACTTTTAACGAATGTTTGAGAAACACCCAAGATtacagtttaattatttattcttaaatGAATTCGTTCCTTCCATCCTCAAGTAGCAAGTGATCCTGCACTTAAAGTATGAGGctgagactaaacaaacttgcggtccttCACTTAATGTTTGTGAAGGAACTCGGTATTTGAACTATGTTCGGGACGTAAAAGAACCATTGCGTTTGGTACACAAGTGCaggaatacgtgtaccgttacaccgcTAACCTTCATCTGTTTACCTAACATCACGGTTCTGTTTTACAATAGTAACGAAACACGTTTGAgttcacacacaaataaactgcACCATGGAGGAAACACTGGGGGTTTTATTGGAACAGACTAAAAATTGCAAATATCACAGCACCCTTGGACTTCTGGACTTAACcaagatgttgttttttttttttttatgacagaaTAATGTAACACTGCACCAATCATATCTAATGTCACCTTTTGAAGTTGTTGACTTGAAACTACAATGAATAATTGATCTCTCCGTCTGCTTTAGTTGCGCTCTGTGGACGAGACCACACAGGCAATGGCTTTTGATGGCATCATATTCCAAGGCCAGAGCCTGAAGATCCGCCGGCCACACGATTACCAACCTTTGCCAGGCATGAGTGAGAATCCCAGCGTGTATGTGCCAGGTGGGGTTACTGAACAGCGTACGTCTCTGACCTTAATCTTTTTCTGCTTATTCTTAGTCACATTTTATCATTTGTTAAATCGAGACACATGTGaacgtttgttttttttgttcttcaggCGTGGTGTCCACTGTAGTCCCTGACTCTGCTCATAAGCTTTTTATTGGAGGTCTCCCCAACTATCTCAGTGATGACCAGGTCTGTTTGCGCTTCATCAGATGTGCAGAAATGATAAAACATCAGAACTGACTGAACGGAGAAACCGATTTAAATCTTTCTTCTTTTGACTTTATAGTCTTAATCgttttgttaataaatatttcttttttttttattaacacgaCTGGTTCCAACAGGCATTTTATCGCTCATCTTCATTGGCTCTTTGAAACATGTACACAACTTGGAACAAAGAAAGGACTTCACCAGCACCTCTGCcacctgttttatattttaggtaAAAGAGCTGTTGACATCCTTTGGGCCTTTAAAGGCGTTCAACCTCGTGAAGGACAGTGCCACAGGGCTCTCCAAAGGCTATGCCTTCTGCGAATATGTCGATGTCAATCTTAACGATCAGGTGGGTTAAACAAAAGTGTTGAATATGCGACATGCGTCAtctaaaaaaattgtttaattgGATCGTGTGGTTAATCAATAATGTGTGAATTCCAGGCTATTGCAGGACTAAATGGCATGCAGTTGGGGGATAAGAAGCTACTAGTCCAGAGAGCGAGCGTAGGAGCCAAGAACGCAACTCTGGTAAGACCCGGAAGAAAACTTTCCCATACGAGTGCAAGAACCTGAACAGACCCAAGAAGCCGTGTCCGATTTGCCTAAACTTTTTCTCCTGAATTGCAGACGAGCATAAACGAGACCCCGGTGACGCTGCAGGTGCCGGGTTTGATGAACAGCTCTATGAATCAGATGGGTGGAATTCCCACCGAGGTCCTGTGCCTGATGAACATGGTGGCTCCAGAGGAACTTCTGGATGATGATGAGTATGAAGAGATCGTGGAGGACGTCAGGGACGAGTGCTCCAAATACGGCCAGGTCAAGAGCATCGAGATCCCTCGCCCCGTTGACGGCCTGGAGATTCCCGGAACTGGAAAGGTACAGAAGTCGATCTTTGCACTGCAGCCGTAAATCCCCTTTGAGATGCAtcgtttatttcttttaaaagcacTTAAAATTATGGTATAAGTggtaattaaaatgttaatttataaGTAATGAGAAATCTGCTGGAGTTTCCAGTCAGTCTTTGGTTTCTAGCAATCCTCTTTTTTCGCAGCATCATTTTATCACAAAATTGTGGATATTCATTAGATGAGTTAAAGTTCTTCGGTTAATGTAGTTCATGATGCTGCTTAATATGAAAAACATTCCAGAAACGTGACCGTAACATTGTCCCCGTTATCGATTCATTATTCATGCGATGGAAAATATTGCCCTGTAGTGCATATCGCCTCCCAATGGACAGAAACGGAATTGCCATGCTCGAATTATTAACCGATAAAACTTACAAGCCCAAGAACACGTTTGTCAAAATCTGCTCGTTTAACTTGGGATCCATCCTGTGTTTCTACTCATTACAGATCTTCGTGGAGTTCACAACAGTTTTCGACTCCCAGAAAGCAATGCAAGCTTTGACAGGGAGGAAGTTTGCCAACAGAGTGGTTGTGACCAAATACTGCGACCCCGATGCTTACCACCGCCGAGAGTTCATCTAGAGGAGAACGCGTGAGAGCGGCGACAGGAGGAGTGCGTGGAGAGCCGGAGAACCCGGATCGAAAGGCTGTATTATGACCCAGGAGTGAATGGAggaatggataaaaaaaaaaataattatagaaTAAAAAGGGGGGGTTGTTTTTTCTTATAGTGCAAGGTGgaatttcattttctttttttttcttttttttttaaagcaaaaatggCTTTTCACAATGAGTTTGCATTTTAATAAAGCAGGGAGTATTAATTGAGTTGATTATTTTGTTCAGGTGCATTggaaattgtacaaaaaaaaaaaaactaaaatgggGGGGGGTAGAGGTTACAGTACATGATGCTTCTAAAATCTACAGAATATTGTCAATGGCATGAGTGAAGGGGGTTGGGGGGGTTGCAGCTTCctttcactttattttgatCCCTCTATTGTCAAACAATTCTGCTGTTGGTGACCTTAACCACCTTGATCCTACTACACACTCAAATTTTTCAGTCTTTTTATCTCCGAAATTAGTTTAGTTCAACTGTGTGTTAGTTTATATCCAACTCTGTCTGTCCTGTTTCCAGTACACATGACTGCCTCTATTATTGGTAATTGTAACCAAGTCTAGCATGGCAcctttgtgtctctctgtgtgaaCATAACTCTCTTTTTGATAATAAACTTAGTGAGAATTTGAACCAGTTTATCAGTGGAGTGCGTTCTTGACCGGTCACAGTAATTCACATGTTCTGTTCGAAGAATAAATGTTTTAGGGATTTGCTTGTTTGCGGGGAAACCGCACcattatgtggacaaaagtttgtggacacctgactaagaTTCTTATGTGCTTCTTGAACAGCCTATTTCACATGTAGTCCAGatttgctgggttttttttattattattattataattgccACGTTTTTGGAAAATTAAAAGCTCCACTAGTGCTCATTTGACCGTTTAGTGTTTAGAAAAGCaggtcagcgttccaattcatcccaaaggttagAGACCTTCAACGGGGTTGAGTTCGCTGCTATATAAGGctgctcaagatcttccactccgactTTACATATAATtgtgaaagtcaggtgtcccgatagtTTTGACCATATAGTCTAGCTGTAATGGATTTATACTTTTTcctcatgttttgtttttgctttccaTATTATTGTAaagaaatttttctttttcaaaaacgTATTTGAAACCAGATgcaggaaaacatggattctgAGCTGACAGTCTACgcgtaataaaataaataacaggcTTGCTTGAGTtccactattattattttttcctaagTAGTGTAATGTAAGTGTTAAGCGCACTGTAGCGCATGCTTTACCCATGCTGTGTAAATAAACATCATGTCGATTTCACCTCATAGTGACATCCATTCATTAAAGCAGCCGATGAAAACATGTTCTGTCCCTGCAGAGCAGTGAATAATATACATTTGGCCAGTTCTGAAGATCTCTGCAGTCTCCCAGATGTTTGATGTTTATGCACAATTCGACtttgatttgttaaaaaaaaattaacaaattttTGAATGTTGACTGATCATTAATGTCAAATCAAGAAGTCGATCTAAAgtctaaaatattttgtttttctgtttttttataccAAGATGTTACTTGAACATTCTTGCCAATAAGTTGCATCATAACTGGAGATGAAAGAAATTAATCCAGAGTGAAAATCAAatgcctttatatatatatgtatatatataaaactatttttatttagtgaGTAGTTTCACACGGTGTATATTCTTGTTTTCTCACTGTGTAGGTGTTTTAGAAAGTGGTATGTGAAGGTGTTTTGTAGCCGCCATCATTTTGTGACAAAATTGTGCATATATTCATTAGACGGATTAAAGTACTTCAGTTAATGTAGTTTATGATGCTgcttaatataaaaacattccAGAAACATGTGACCGTAACAATGTCGCTGTAATCGATTCATTATTCATGAGATgaaaaaattcataataataatccccTCTTACTGACTATATTCTCACTTGgtttactgtatattgtgtgCAGTAAGTAGCGCATGTCGCCTCCTAATGGACAGAAACAGAATTGTCAGACTCGAGTTATCAACAGATTCAAATATTTACTGGTTCACAAAATTTTTTCCTGGAacattctttacttttcttgatatatatatatatatatatatatatatatatatatatatatatatatatatcagcagGGGAAACGAAGATGCACACACAAGCCTAAGAACGCATTTGTCAA contains:
- the u2af2b gene encoding U2 small nuclear RNA auxiliary factor 2b isoform X3, producing MSEFDEFERQLSENKQERDKENRHRRRSGSRSRSRERKRRSRERRSRERRSSSKDRRHRRSKDVRSVGSPRLTMEMRSDDPPYRSPPREKKKKIKKYWDVPPPGFEHITPMQYKAMQAAGQIPATALLPTMTPDGLAVTPTPVPVVGSQMTRQARRLYVGNIPFGITESLERWSYVLERRGMEESMMDFFNAQMRLGGLIQAPGNPVLAVQINQDKNFAFLELRSVDETTQAMAFDGIIFQGQSLKIRRPHDYQPLPGMSENPSVYVPGGVTEQRVVSTVVPDSAHKLFIGGLPNYLSDDQVKELLTSFGPLKAFNLVKDSATGLSKGYAFCEYVDVNLNDQAIAGLNGMQLGDKKLLVQRASVGAKNATLTSINETPVTLQVPGLMNSSMNQMGGIPTEVLCLMNMVAPEELLDDDEYEEIVEDVRDECSKYGQVKSIEIPRPVDGLEIPGTGKIFVEFTTVFDSQKAMQALTGRKFANRVVVTKYCDPDAYHRREFI
- the u2af2b gene encoding U2 small nuclear RNA auxiliary factor 2b isoform X7 is translated as MEMRSDDPPYRSPPREKKKKIKKYWDVPPPGFEHITPMQYKAMQAAGQIPATALLPTMTPDGLAVTPTPVPVVGSQMTRQARRLYVGNIPFGITESLERWSYVLERRGMEESMMDFFNAQMRLGGLIQAPGNPVLAVQINQDKNFAFLELRSVDETTQAMAFDGIIFQGQSLKIRRPHDYQPLPGMSENPSVYVPGGVTEQRVVSTVVPDSAHKLFIGGLPNYLSDDQVKELLTSFGPLKAFNLVKDSATGLSKGYAFCEYVDVNLNDQAIAGLNGMQLGDKKLLVQRASVGAKNATLTSINETPVTLQVPGLMNSSMNQMGGIPTEVLCLMNMVAPEELLDDDEYEEIVEDVRDECSKYGQVKSIEIPRPVDGLEIPGTGKIFVEFTTVFDSQKAMQALTGRKFANRVVVTKYCDPDAYHRREFI
- the u2af2b gene encoding U2 small nuclear RNA auxiliary factor 2b isoform X2; this encodes MSEFDEFERQLSENKQGDGVNGHERDKENRHRRRSGSRSRSRERKRRSRERRSRERRSSSKDRRHRRSKDVRSVGSPRLTMEMRSDDPPYRSPPREKKKKIKKYWDVPPPGFEHITPMQYKAMQAAGQIPATALLPTMTPDGLAVTPTPVPVVGSQMTRQARRLYVGNIPFGITESLERWSYVLERRGMEESMMDFFNAQMRLGGLIQAPGNPVLAVQINQDKNFAFLELRSVDETTQAMAFDGIIFQGQSLKIRRPHDYQPLPGMSENPSVYVPGVVSTVVPDSAHKLFIGGLPNYLSDDQVKELLTSFGPLKAFNLVKDSATGLSKGYAFCEYVDVNLNDQAIAGLNGMQLGDKKLLVQRASVGAKNATLTSINETPVTLQVPGLMNSSMNQMGGIPTEVLCLMNMVAPEELLDDDEYEEIVEDVRDECSKYGQVKSIEIPRPVDGLEIPGTGKIFVEFTTVFDSQKAMQALTGRKFANRVVVTKYCDPDAYHRREFI
- the u2af2b gene encoding U2 small nuclear RNA auxiliary factor 2b isoform X8, whose protein sequence is MQYKAMQAAGQIPATALLPTMTPDGLAVTPTPVPVVGSQMTRQARRLYVGNIPFGITESLERWSYVLERRGMEESMMDFFNAQMRLGGLIQAPGNPVLAVQINQDKNFAFLELRSVDETTQAMAFDGIIFQGQSLKIRRPHDYQPLPGMSENPSVYVPGGVTEQRVVSTVVPDSAHKLFIGGLPNYLSDDQVKELLTSFGPLKAFNLVKDSATGLSKGYAFCEYVDVNLNDQAIAGLNGMQLGDKKLLVQRASVGAKNATLTSINETPVTLQVPGLMNSSMNQMGGIPTEVLCLMNMVAPEELLDDDEYEEIVEDVRDECSKYGQVKSIEIPRPVDGLEIPGTGKIFVEFTTVFDSQKAMQALTGRKFANRVVVTKYCDPDAYHRREFI
- the u2af2b gene encoding U2 small nuclear RNA auxiliary factor 2b isoform X9, which translates into the protein MSEFDEFERQLSENKQERDKENRHRRRSGSRSRKNRHRRRSGSRSRSRERKRRSRERRSRERRSSSKDRRHRRSRSPPREKKKKIKKYWDVPPPGFEHITPMQYKAMQAAGQIPATALLPTMTPDGLAVTPTPVPVVGSQMTRQARRLYVGNIPFGITEESMMDFFNAQMRLGGLIQAPGNPVLAVQINQDKNFAFLELRSVDETTQAMAFDGIIFQGQSLKIRRPHDYQPLPGMSENPSVYVPGVVSTVVPDSAHKLFIGGLPNYLSDDQVKELLTSFGPLKAFNLVKDSATGLSKGYAFCEYVDVNLNDQAIAGLNGMQLGDKKLLVQRASVGAKNATLTSINETPVTLQVPGLMNSSMNQMGGIPTEVLCLMNMVAPEELLDDDEYEEIVEDVRDECSKYGQVKSIEIPRPVDGLEIPGTGKIFVEFTTVFDSQKAMQALTGRKFANRVVVTKYCDPDAYHRREFI
- the u2af2b gene encoding U2 small nuclear RNA auxiliary factor 2b isoform X4, encoding MSEFDEFERQLSENKQGDGVNGHERDKENRHRRRSGSRSRSRERKRRSRERRSRERRSSSKDRRHRRSKDVRSVGSPRLTMEMRSDDPPYRSPPREKKKKIKKYWDVPPPGFEHITPMQYKAMQAAGQIPATALLPTMTPDGLAVTPTPVPVVGSQMTRQARRLYVGNIPFGITEESMMDFFNAQMRLGGLIQAPGNPVLAVQINQDKNFAFLELRSVDETTQAMAFDGIIFQGQSLKIRRPHDYQPLPGMSENPSVYVPGGVTEQRVVSTVVPDSAHKLFIGGLPNYLSDDQVKELLTSFGPLKAFNLVKDSATGLSKGYAFCEYVDVNLNDQAIAGLNGMQLGDKKLLVQRASVGAKNATLTSINETPVTLQVPGLMNSSMNQMGGIPTEVLCLMNMVAPEELLDDDEYEEIVEDVRDECSKYGQVKSIEIPRPVDGLEIPGTGKIFVEFTTVFDSQKAMQALTGRKFANRVVVTKYCDPDAYHRREFI
- the u2af2b gene encoding U2 small nuclear RNA auxiliary factor 2b isoform X6, whose translation is MEMRSDDPPYRSPPREKKKKIKKYWDVPPPGFEHITPMQYKAMQAAGQIPATALLPTMTPDGLAVTPTPVPVVGSQMTRQARRLYVGNIPFGITESLERWSYVLERRGMEESMMDFFNAQMRLGGLIQAPGNPVLAVQINQDKNFAFLELRSVDETTQAMAFDGIIFQGQSLKIRRPHDYQPLPGMSENPSVYVPGGVTEQRVVSTVVPDSAHKLFIGGLPNYLSDDQVKELLTSFGPLKAFNLVKDSATGLSKGYAFCEYVDVNLNDQAIAGLNGMQLGDKKLLVQRASVGAKNATLTSINETPVTLQVPGLMNSSMNQMGGIPTEVLCLMNMVAPEELLDDDEYEEIVEDVRDECSKYGQVKSIEIPRPVDGLEIPGTGKIFVEFTTVFDSQKAMQALTGRKFANRVVVTKYCDPDAYHRREFI
- the u2af2b gene encoding U2 small nuclear RNA auxiliary factor 2b isoform X5, whose protein sequence is MSEFDEFERQLSENKQGDGVNGHERDKENRHRRRSGSRSRSRERKRRSRERRSRERRSSSKDRRHRRSKDVRSVGSPRLTMEMRSDDPPYRSPPREKKKKIKKYWDVPPPGFEHITPMQYKAMQAAGQIPATALLPTMTPDGLAVTPTPVPVVGSQMTRQARRLYVGNIPFGITEESMMDFFNAQMRLGGLIQAPGNPVLAVQINQDKNFAFLELRSVDETTQAMAFDGIIFQGQSLKIRRPHDYQPLPGMSENPSVYVPGVVSTVVPDSAHKLFIGGLPNYLSDDQVKELLTSFGPLKAFNLVKDSATGLSKGYAFCEYVDVNLNDQAIAGLNGMQLGDKKLLVQRASVGAKNATLTSINETPVTLQVPGLMNSSMNQMGGIPTEVLCLMNMVAPEELLDDDEYEEIVEDVRDECSKYGQVKSIEIPRPVDGLEIPGTGKIFVEFTTVFDSQKAMQALTGRKFANRVVVTKYCDPDAYHRREFI
- the u2af2b gene encoding U2 small nuclear RNA auxiliary factor 2b isoform X10 — protein: MSEFDEFERQLSENKQERDKENRHRRRSGSRSRSRERKRRSRERRSRERSRERRSRERRSSSKDRRHRRSRSPPREKKKKIKKYWDVPPPGFEHITPMQYKAMQAAGQIPATALLPTMTPDGLAVTPTPVPVVGSQMTRQARRLYVGNIPFGITEESMMDFFNAQMRLGGLIQAPGNPVLAVQINQDKNFAFLELRSVDETTQAMAFDGIIFQGQSLKIRRPHDYQPLPGMSENPSVYVPGVVSTVVPDSAHKLFIGGLPNYLSDDQVKELLTSFGPLKAFNLVKDSATGLSKGYAFCEYVDVNLNDQAIAGLNGMQLGDKKLLVQRASVGAKNATLTSINETPVTLQVPGLMNSSMNQMGGIPTEVLCLMNMVAPEELLDDDEYEEIVEDVRDECSKYGQVKSIEIPRPVDGLEIPGTGKIFVEFTTVFDSQKAMQALTGRKFANRVVVTKYCDPDAYHRREFI
- the u2af2b gene encoding U2 small nuclear RNA auxiliary factor 2b isoform X1, encoding MSEFDEFERQLSENKQGDGVNGHERDKENRHRRRSGSRSRSRERKRRSRERRSRERRSSSKDRRHRRSKDVRSVGSPRLTMEMRSDDPPYRSPPREKKKKIKKYWDVPPPGFEHITPMQYKAMQAAGQIPATALLPTMTPDGLAVTPTPVPVVGSQMTRQARRLYVGNIPFGITESLERWSYVLERRGMEESMMDFFNAQMRLGGLIQAPGNPVLAVQINQDKNFAFLELRSVDETTQAMAFDGIIFQGQSLKIRRPHDYQPLPGMSENPSVYVPGGVTEQRVVSTVVPDSAHKLFIGGLPNYLSDDQVKELLTSFGPLKAFNLVKDSATGLSKGYAFCEYVDVNLNDQAIAGLNGMQLGDKKLLVQRASVGAKNATLTSINETPVTLQVPGLMNSSMNQMGGIPTEVLCLMNMVAPEELLDDDEYEEIVEDVRDECSKYGQVKSIEIPRPVDGLEIPGTGKIFVEFTTVFDSQKAMQALTGRKFANRVVVTKYCDPDAYHRREFI